The segment ccatatagatcattacagagtattgagtagagttccctgtgctacatggtAGGTTCttactagctagctattttatatatagtgtatatgtgtcaatcccaatctctcaattcatcccccactccttggtaaccatgtttgttttctacaaatataaaagtatttcCCAAAGTCCTGCAAAAACTAAACGTTAAGTGGATTGCTATAAACTTCAGAGAAACAGTCCAAATGGCTCATGTTTAGATCATCTTTGTGCCTGGTGCTCTGTGGGCCACTCAGGAAGTTTACCTGAACATCTGATGACATCAGAGGCACTCAAACTTGGAAGATGCTTTCGCTCCAACATCTAGAAAtctatgactctatttctgttttgtaaataagttcatttataccgtttgtttagattccacacataagtgatagcATAcatttgccttctctgacttcactcagtatgctaGCCTCTAGGTCGatctgtgttgctgcaagtggcactCGTTTGCTCATTCCTGTGGCTGCGTGATACTCCACTGTATATGTGtgcacatcttcttcatccattcatctgttgatggacgtttaggctgtttctgtgtcttggctattgtggatggtgctgctgtgaacagtgTGGTGCAGATTATCTTCCAATTACggtttcctctggatatatgctcaggcgtaggattgctggatcttatggtagttctgtttttagttttctgaggaacctctgttctgttctccatagtagcttcactaatttacattcccaccaacagtgtttgagggtttccttttctccacaccctctccagcatttattgtttgtagatttttcgATGATGGCCCGTCTGACCGGTGTGAAgaagtatctcattgtagttctgattttcatttctctactaatattaatgatgttgaacatcttttcatgtgcttttgatgattgtttttaagaaacaagagacacaggaaaagCTCTGAAAATCTAGTAGAAGTTACCTTTTGTAAgggaaatatacatttattttaaggaactcTCCATTTTAAATGTGTCTCCTCTGTTCCTAAAAGGGTGATTCTGAATGACAAACTATCAATGTAGAAGGTGCCCCTCTTAATTCAGCTCAACAACCTTACCCTTTTTATTGTGCTTTACCTATTAATCTCCCATAAGtgaccttcccttctcctccatctTTCTTGCATCTTCAGCTGAAGAAAGTATTTAAGGTGATGGCTTGAGTCATTTTAGGAGAGTTAAACTCAGTTTTCCAGGATATCACCCATGTATACATGGTGTTAGACTTAGAGGGGTGAGGTCTCagccaagaacctagaagggtggaaggaaaattatttttcctcccctatAGGGACATTTAGGAAGTTTCTGAGTTATTATAAAAGTcacagcatttttctttttaggagCAGAACTATCAATCAACCATGAGCTCAAAGAAACATAATCCGGTGCTAATGGCAAAATGGTATATTCTTAGCCTCCTCAGATAGAAACAACATGCATGGTTCAAACAGCAAATCTGCGGTAGCCAGCAGAGAGGTTACAGTACATCCATTAAACAATGTGGGCTTTTAGCCGTTTCATAAGTTTATAAGGCCTGGTCATCTAcattggaatatatatatatatatatatatatatatatatgtgtgtgtgtgtgtgtaagttttcACCACACATTCTTCACCAATAACAACATAATAGTATCTAGAGCCCATAGTAATCAAATTGTGGCAAAACTAAATTACAGGTACTGATACAATCATTAATTTGACTTAGGAAGTTAACACGAAGaagaacaaactttaaaaaaaaatctttggttgCATGTTGAATACTTCAGcatgaagagagaaaaacaattacaatatttaattttttaaaaaggttaccCATCTAATACTAGAGGTCTCAAAGCAGGATCCATAAattgacaggctcctctgttatgtGATTTTTCTAATGGCTATTAGCACacacacttcaattaaaaaaaaacaaactgtaaaTCACAGTGGCTTTTTAGACTTCTGTAGAATACCAAAttcaaaaattatacaaaaatctTACAGCTTAAAgttaagaaaagaaatgtaaaagcaAGCCTTTGAAAAAGTTTTGCTGAATTCAAACATCTTACAAGCTCCATCACCCATCCTTGTCCCCGTGGCTGCATGATGGACTTGGCGCCACCAAGTGGGCTGAGCTGGGTGATGTCAGAGCACTTGCAAATAAAACAAATCTGGTTTTCTGGCCCGGGTGAGGGGTGCACAGCAGCTTTTAAACCAGGTTGAATTCCCTCAGGTTCAGTTGTAGGATTGTGTCTTTCACAGCAGCAAACACAAAGCggatgttctctgtgtctgtagcACATGTGAAGTGGGAGTAGATGACCTTCTCTTTGTCAGGATTCTGATCTTGATAAAGCTTCAGGATGAAATCTCTGGCAGCTTTGACGTCTTGCTTTGGTCCTGTCATGAGGGCAGTCAGAATCAAAAAGAGAGATACCAGCTCACCACCAGGCCCCCTCAAAAGTCATATTCAGTGTACTCTTGTTTTTATTGGGAATCCTTCTTTGAGCCATCTTATTTCTAGAGACTTTTTTACTTGggatattattttattatgaacTTGCAGAAGGGTATTTGAAGTGTCCATTGGTATCTAAAAATCATACTTGAAGATTTGTTGAAACATAGTGACCtaatttaattttctgatttGGACCATTTTTGAAGAGGTaattactctttaaaaatatacggatttatttggctgcaccaggtcttggttgcggcatgcgggatctagttccctctcCACTGTGAGCGCAGAGtcctagctactggaccaccagcaaagtccctgaAGAGGTAGTTCTTGAGGGAAATagaggagggaaaagagagaatatGGGGCCTAACACAGCTAAGCTCCCAAGTCTGATTGTGAAGCCTGAGAGCTGTATGCTATATTGTCAATGTggttaataaaaggaaaaaggagagcgTTTAAACACCACTTGTCTACATATCAGTATCAAACTTGGTAATGTTTCTGCACCAGAATTAATTAGCAACAGGGTCTAAACCCTCTCTCTACCTTGGAGAGGTCATAAAGATAACTTCTGTGTCCACCCTGTCTGGTGAAGGGGCTGCCACATTTCGGCACTAGAAGTGCAGAGATGAGTCAGGCACAGTCTCTGCCCTGAGGGTCTGCTGGGCCAAGACAGCTGAAGGCAGAGAGAGCAAGGCAAGCCCAGGCCCCCAAGGGAGCCTGAGGAGGGGCACCTACTGTGGAAGGAGGTGGGGTGAGGACCAGAAGCCCCTCCCAAAGGAGGAGGTGCCTGATTTGGGTCTCAGAGAACAAAGCAGAATTAGCAAGGGAGTTGGCAGTACATCCCAGGCAGTAGGAGACGCGTGTGCAGAGGTGCTGCGGTGAAAACACACTGATTTGACTGGAGCTTCCATTCAGAAGTGAGGGATGGTAAGAAAGTCCATCAGAGGCAGATCAAGGAGGCCCAGATAAGCTATGCTGAGAACTCTGAACTGGTGCCAGGGAGGTCAGGGCCACAGGATGGACACTTACTTACCAGTGTATTCTGGAAAATAGCTAATTAGGTGAGAGTACATGATTTTCTCTTCCAAAAGATCCTTCTTGTTTAAGAACAGAATCACTGATGAGTTCAGAAACCAGGGGTAGGTGATGATAGTTTTAAATAAGGCTTTACTCTCTTCCATGCGGttctaaatgaaaaacaaacaatttaGGATTAACTAGGAAGAAATACAGTGCTTTGGGAACAGCATGCCGAATCACTGCTTCCATCCATCTGTCCTCTTACCCAGCTGTCGTCTCCAGGTCGCTGGCCTTGCTCAGGCCGGGGAGGGAGTAGCAGGTGGTCCCTGCTTCTATTTCCCTCATCCTCACCCTCCCATTAATCACCCTCTTCTGGAACTCCTCTCATGCAAATTCTTCTCTGGCCCCCAACACATAAGGATATAAGAAAGGCTTTTGTGTAACTTGGAAAAGGAAGGTTGAAGCCCAGAATTGACACAAGTTTTCTGTGTATAACTACTGGGATTACCAAGTGGGGGGATCCTTCAAAACCAGAGACCTGAGATGCCCTTTCACTGGGTGTGGGCTTCCAGACTGGGCATCAGGAGCGCAGTGACAATGAGAGGAAGGAAGGCTGTTCTGGCAGGGCCACCGCCCTCAGGGATGCTGGTGGAGAGGAGCACTAACTGCTGAGCGCCTGCCCTGCATCAAGTTTGGCAGGCGGGTAACACAGCCGACGCTCTCCAAGAGATCGGGTCCCCGTTTTAGGGGGAGCATACTGTTCACAAGGATGTAAATGCTTTCCCGGGACTGTACAGTAGCACATCCAGTGGAAGCTATGCAGACAGACAGTAATAACTTCTGAACATTAGACACTGgcaagaaaatattaaatgaaagtaGATAGGGCATGTGTAAATCTTCTCTGGTGACAATAATCTAGCATTCCGCCCTCTCCCAAGTATTTCTAAGAAGAAAGaaaccctttccttccttcctttagaCTGAGAAACACAGCCCTCCTGCTACAGAAGGACACTCCCTAAATTTCTATTCCTATGACTCCCAATGCCTGGGCCCATTCTCCCACTCAATACATTTTTGGGGATCAGTTCTGGAATCTGTCACCAAAAAGGTAAGGTTTCACTTGTTTTTAaagcttctttagcattatgaTCTTATCAATAATGAGCTCCAAGGAACTACAACATATGAAAAAAACAATTCCTATATACCATAGTGAGTGGATGCAAGACATATGTCCAACCAGGATAGAAAAGTCTGGAGTGGCAACCACTTCATTTTCCCCCAGATACCTAGGATTTTTCAGAGAGGAGAAAGTAACTTCTTAGCACATCAGACTAAGGTACTCATCCCTGGCTCACCTGACTAATCTTCCCTGAGAAACGTTCTAAGTAATTCCTGAGACAAGTTTGGAGCTAATTTTTCATATTGATAACTCAAtgcctttgctttaaaaaaaaaaaaaaaaatctctccactGGGAGAGCTGGGTGGCAGCCAAGATTTCTATTCTTCTTTGCACAATGACACTAGTAAATGGGCTAATCCACCACTAATTAGCTAATGTAACTGTGCTCCTCAGAGAAAAGTCTGCTTTCAAGAAATACAAGATAGAATTTGTTCATAATTATTGCCTAATCCTGGACAGAATTCTTTATTGATTTCCTTTCATTCCCTACAGGCAAGAGGTATTTCTAAAAGGTCAAGAGGTCTGGTGCAAAAGGTAGGGGAAAAGACGGTGATTATCGCACAGAAAATAGCCCTAACCTCACAAAGAAGGGGCTGGGATGGTTCTCTTCATTTTCCTGGCAGATCCACTTAATGGAATTTAACCAGCCAGTGCCATGGCAGCTCTGCAGAGGGCACCGAATGCCTGACTGGGGTGGATCAGTGGCAGCTGCGCTGAGCAAGTCCCTTCCAGGGGAAGTGGAGGTCAGATGCTGCCCCCGGACTGCTCCAAGCATCTGGTACCACTCCCCTGGCCAGCTTAGCTCAGGACCTAATTTGAGAGCACCATGGAGGTTGGGAAGCCTGTCCTCAGGTAAGTCTATTAGAAATAGTGTTGTTCAACTTTGGTTGTATATGCGCATCCCCAGGGGGCTTAGTGAAGGTAACCCCCAACTCTAAACCAGGAAATAAGAATCTCAACAATAGGGTCctaaagatgtttttaaagggcaaaagaaaaaaaaaaaaccctcctacTATGCAGCCAAGGCAGAGACCCATGTTTTTGAGTGGCTCCACCCTTCATGAAGACTAGATGTCCAAGGTCAGGCCACACATAGTTGTTCTTTAAGGTCCCCTGGGAATTTCAGTGTCCATCAGGAttctaggtcagtgattctcATTACCTGGGATCTTCTTGAGGATCCTGCTTTATTTGGCCTGGAGTGATTCGGAAGGTGTGTATACCTAACAAGCACCCAGGTGATGCTAGGACTGCCAGCCCACAAGCTACACTTCCAGGAGTGAGGCGACTTAACCTAAGGGATAGGGCCTCATGCCAGAGTGGGCTGGCTTCTTGCAAACTGCAGAAATAAGTTTTGTTTTCCACAGCTAACCAGACTCCCCACCCAGCATACCTCATTGTCACACTCAGCCAGGACCTGGTCATATTCACTCAGAGCAACCAAAAAAATAATGGAGGTGACACTCTCAAAGCAGTGAATCCATTTCCGTCTTTCAGATCGCTGGCCACCAACATCCACCATCCTGTTCAATAGAATAAACATAGGACTCTCTGGGGGAAAGCACATGGAAATCAGCACTCTTTAGGGTCCTCAATAATCGTTAAGAATAAGAAGGGATCCTCAGATTAAAATGCTTGAGCACCACTGCTTTAGGCATGAGGAGCCGCTGGGTGTTTCCTAGCAAAGGAGGCGACCGAATGTAAGTGAAGTTACTGAGGATGCATGCAGAAGTCACTCAGATGGAGCCTGCTTGAGGATACTGGTCAGGGAGCTGCTGCAGTAGTCCAGGCAGAAGTTCAGGCATCACTCAGGTGGTGCCCAAACCATCCCAGAGTGCCAGGATACCAGACACAAAAGGGCAGAAAGGCAGGCAGGCTTCTGGACTACTCGCCACCTCTTGTTTCCTGGCCCCTGCAGTTAATCCAGAGATTGTGCATTAGCTGAATGCTACCCCTTCCCTAGAAAGACCTGCAGGTGCCCTCTGTCTGATGCGGAGACCCAGAGCCTTAATCTGTGTCTTTGGGACAAGTTCAGGGTGCCATAGCCCAAGGATCAGTCACAAGCTTGAATGTTCCAGGGCTCGGGCAGTTTACAGAAATGAGTCCAGGGACCTCTCTCAGGTAGCAAAGGATACACTACCTCTCTCAGGTAGCAAAGCATGCTGTGCTGGGCCCATCTAGAGGGAGGTTTTGGAAGGGTTAAGCAGAGATTGATTCTGAAAAGGTTTAGATAAATTCATGGGCACACAGGCAGAGGGCATGTGCTCACAGAGATGCCGAGTATCAGACCAGAGGGCTAGACCAGAGGGCTCCCCCAGCTGACAGCACTCCAGCAGCATGAGATGCAGGCTAGACAGGGCAGGACTGTACTTGTGCTGTCTCCAGACAACCATGTGTAACACGTATGAGGAGGAACAAGGGAACAAACATATAAAAGTGCTTTGAAATTTGCAATGATAAATCTTGGAGCTGagaacagaaggaaagagaaatagtCAACTTCAGAGAAAAGACCCCAGTATTGCCAATCTGTGGGTTACAGAaatatacatctgtgtgtgtgtatgtgttacacATGAGAAGCATTCCAGACATCAGTAGGGAATGTCTTCTTCTCTAAGGGGAATAGAAAGATGTGTTTGTATCCACTGTACAACTTGAAACCAACCCAATTCTAATACCCTGTGATGGTGAAGGCCATTATTGCCCTAAGAGACATAAGCCCTTTTAGCAATAACACACTGAAGAATCCATTTGGGGACTTCCAAGCCTGGAGAGACAGATTCTTAATGGACCGTGTCAAGGAGACAGACTTACCGAAAGATGATGTTTTCCAGGTCAAACGGATACTCAATGATGCCAGTGGTGGGCACTCGGACACGGAGCACATCCTGCTGTGTGGGCACGAACGCTGGCATGGCGATCCGGTCAATGTCCGTCAGGTAACTGGTGTTAGAGAGCAAGATGCTGAGAAGGGGGAATGCCCACCTGGAAAGTcaccccagctcccagccaccccTACTCGTTCATGGATTCATCAGTGACTTTGCTGAGAAGCAACCATCCCGCCCTCCTAAAACTGTGTGGAGAGTTTGGTGAGCCTGCTGAGACTCAAGTTTGCAGCTCTGGTCTCCCCTCCTGGTTCTCAGCTGCAGCACTCTGCTGGGGAGGGAGCCAGCCAGGCCACAGGGGCAAGAGACGGCACCTGGCTCTCTGACATTTCATCTGTTCTCCTCTCACAGGCCCTCCTCCAAGAACACTGTAGAATGTAGATGCTGTGCTTGGATACTTTACTTTGCTCAATGAATTAGAGGtaaggaaaatataaaagcatAAATCAGGCCAATGGGAAGTCCTCTCAAAAAGTTCCTTGTtacactgagaaactgaacatcTCCTAAAATAACCCAAAACTTGTCTTGGATTATTTTGGGCCATATATTACAGCCCAGGCTTAAAACACGTTTCTTTTTCTGTGGTAAAACAAGAAGacacttctttttaaatgttaaggCCTTTGAAAAAAGTCACTTTTGAGTAAATAACTGAGGCCCTGGACAGTGACAGTGCTGATAACTTGGAGCCCCCCGCACATGGAGGTGGCCCCACCTTCTCCCGCATGCCCCACACAGGCAGAGCTCACCTAGGTGTGCCGGGGCTGAACAGGTGAACCACCAGGGCTGCCTTCTGTGACCACAGCCCCAGGGCTTAGCACCATGGACTTCTGATGCGTTAATTCATGCctgtcaggcttccttggtggctcagatggtaaataatctgcctgcaatgtgggagacccaggttcaatccctgggtcgggaagatcccctggagaaggaaatggcaacctactccagtattcttgcctggaaaatccatgacagaggagcctgctgggccacagtctgtgaggtcgcaaagagtcgggcatgactgagcaaatcTCTGTGTCATCCCACCAGAGCGTGTGTTCCTTCAGGGCAGAAAGCACCAGTTGTACCTATAGCCCTTTCCTccgtgcctggcacagagcagacacACATCAAATACCTCTCCAAAGAAGCAGACAGTGGCAGCAGAGCAGATGATTACCACTGACCTGGACCTCGGAAGCATCTGGGGTCTCACCTGTGCCAGGtttgagagttcccttttctctgtacaGCCCTGTCCACCACTCCAGTCACTCTCCACACTTCGTGCACTTGCCCCAGTTGTCAGGCCCGAATGAATTCTACAGCACGCCTAGTGGGTCTTTCCCAAGCTGATCTATATCAAGAGCCCTAGCCATTCCCCAGGGCCTTCCCGGAAGCCAGTGACACAGGCTGGACCAGGGAGGATTCAGGGGTGCCCTGGCTCCCAGCTGTCAAAGGCTATCTGCCCTCCTTTCTGCCCTTTCTGTCTTATGTGCTGATCTAACGACTTACTGGGGtttcttttagttccttttccTGCTTTGCTGCTGTGTTGTACTAACCTGGATTCATGTCATTCAGCACTCAGCCTGGGACAAACACCAGAGGAAGGCCAGTGAAATTAAGGAGGTAAGATGCTGGTTTCCTTTCCTGCCCCCTGGCTTCTCAGGATGGGTGAATTACCCACAGCACTTTGGAGGGTGATGGCAGCACATAAAGGGAAGGGGGTGGATCTAGGGAAAGAATTCCAGGGCCCTCAGAGAGTGGAAATGACCCAGAGCAAGAGGGAAGGAGCTGAGCTGCAGAAGCAGGAATCCTCACCCCTTCAAAGAAGGACCATGATCCAGCTATTTGCCCAGTGATCTGGACAGAGGCATTGTCTTGGGGAATTCTTAAAATCAAATTCTGTGATCTCTGTGGGATAGTCTGCATGCAGAACTATCTATTTCTTTTTACCCTAATAGATTACTGATTACTCCTTCACAAGGAGTTAATGAACAAAGAGCTCCCAAACTGAGCTGCCGTCCGTGACTATCTTGTCCACGTGAGGGCAGCACCAGATCAGCCATGGATGGGTGTACTGCACTGTTGGGTCTAAACTCTTGATTTTAGGGCAACTGGACCTGCTCTTTGCCGGTCAGGAAACCAGAAGGCAGAGGGGTatggagaggggaaaggagaaaCCAGAAGCAGGTGTAGTCCTGGTTTAAATCATATAGCTTCAGCACCCCAAATGAGATCAGTCCCACCAAGGAAAGCCCACAATTGACTTAGCCTCTCAGTGAAAAGGACAGATGAGATCCTTAAAACTAGATGAGGAAAGGTAGGTGTGGGCAAGGAGAGCTATCTAGGGGGCTCCTTGGGGGGAATGAATTGAGGAGGTGGGAAGCAAGGCATCAAAACGCAGAGGAGCAGAGGGAGGCCGTGCTGCCTGCATTTTAGCAGGTAGCTCATTTCTCGCTGGTAAGAATCTCCACTGAAGTGTGGCCACAGCCCGGGGCTCTGTACTCACTATTTGGCAGAGTCTGACAGTTGGTACTCCCGCCTCCGATCGTAGCACTCCTGGATTCCAGGATCCTGCCACAGCTGCTTGATGGCCTCCACCTGGTCCCTGGAGAGCGTGGACACCTTGTCTACTTCCACTTCTCTGATTAGCTGGGCATTTTCCTGCTCAGAGGGAAAAGAACCTTTCATTtggcaaaggaaaggaaaccatTACGGTTGGTGACGTAGGGTCAAGACTTGCCCTTGTCTGTGGATCAGGGAAGATGTCCCCTAGGTGCCAGGGTGTGGTGGGTGCCCTCCAGAAGAGCTCCTCAtagcaaagtcactcagttgcagcTCCACTGGGTGGAGATGATGTGGCTACTTAGCTCAGTGGAGAGAGCCACAAACAGCCCCAGACCTGTGGCCTTTGGTTCCAGCAGTACCTGGGGCTCAGTGTTACCAGCATTCAACACCCAACTGTGCATGGAGAAACACTGGAGTGATTGATCATCATTGTACCAACCAACATTACTTCCTCATTAGCATGCAACTCGTTTGAATATTTGCACAGCCCATAgaacaatttaaaaacaacacTATTGTTAGTGGCATACCAAGGGTAGGGTAAGCACTCCACCCCAGCGCAAGAAAGGAGGGAGTGCGTCGTCATCTTCAGAGAACTGAAAAATCACGTCCCAGCAATTAATCATGAGTCtgctctttcctttattttttaaaaatgttttaattgaccttattttttagagtagttttaagttcacagcaaaactgagaggaAAGTACAGAGAGTTCTCATGCTTTTTATTATCATGCATCACTAATAAAACTCTCTCCTACTGGGTGGCCCACACGCACTGTACCCCTGAGCCCATGCCACTGGCTGCTCTAGTACTGTTGCTCTTTATTACAGTAGGCGTTAGTATCATTATCGCTCTCATTACTGTTGCTACAGCAGCTACCACTTATTGCACTCACTGTGTACCCAGGGCTCTGCATGTATCATCTCATCTGATCAACAGAAGGCAAGCAAGAGGCCGGAAATTTTTCTAAACCTTAGCAAATTAAAGTGGTAAGACTGACCTGCATCCACAGCACAACCCTGCTTTGGCCTGAGAGACTCAGCATCCCATCCTTGGCTGCAAGTTGCAGCAAACGAGAGTTCTGCTGTGGGAGACAGGAGCCTGCCCTCTTCACTGGATTTCAGGGCAATTCACTGGCAGCTGGGAATCAGCAAAACATCCTTTGGCAGCTGTGGTCTCTTTAAGTATATACTACAcccctggaagaagcacaagctggaatcaagattgccaggagaaatatcaataacctcagatatgcagatgacacgacccttatggcagaaagtgaagaggaactaaaaagcctcttgatgaaagtgaaagaggagagtgaaaacgttggcttaaagctcaacattcagaaaacgaagatcatggcatctggtcccatcacttcatgggaaatagatggggaaacagtggaaacagtgtcagaatttttttgggggggctccaaaatcactgcagatggtgattgcagccatgaaattaaaagacactccttggaaggaaagttatgaccaacctagacagtatattcaaaagcagagacattactttgccaacaaaggcccggctagtcaaggctatggtttttcctgtggtcatgtatggatgtgagagttggactgtgaagaagactgagcgctgaagaattgatgcttttgaactgtgatgttggagaagactcttgagagtcccttggactgtaaggagatccaaccagtccattctgaaggagatcagccctgggatttctttggagggaatgatgctaaagctgaaactccagtactttggccacctcatttgaagagctgactcattggaaaagactctgatgctgggagggattgggggcaagaggagaaggggacaacagaggatgacatggctggatggcatcactgactcgatggacatgagtttgagtgaactccaggagttggtgatggacagggagtcctggtgtgctgcgattcatggggtcacaaagagtcagacataactgagtgactgaactgaactgacaccccTTGAAAAGTCACtcttttcttgcattttttaTCAGGAAACCCCACAGAAGGCTAGAGGAAAGGAAGAACTTACAGATTTACTTGACTTGGTAAAACCCAGAACCATGATTAAATCAACATGGCCTTGCTCTCCGTCCATCAAGAGTGAATATAATCTTCTCCCAGACTGTGGTATCCTCAGGTAGGTAGAGGCTCCCCTTTGTTGAGTCTCAAACAAGGTCTATGCAGGATGGGTGAGCAGAAAGAACCTGGGCTGAAAATCAAGACCCTGACGTCTAAGTAGTTCAGTGAGATTTAAGGAACCCAATAGGTTCCCTGCCTCAGCATCGTCATTTGTAAGAGGAGCCTGGTTTATAAACCATGGGAACCTGGTTTATAAAGTGTCACCCAAATGTAAGCAGAACTAGCCTTATTATTGCAATACATgcctaataaatatttcttgtctGCCAAAACAGAACACAGTGACAGCCCCCAAACCAGGAGTTCTAGTTCTGCCTGCTGGCACATTTGTGTCACATGCCCGATTCTCAACCAGAGAGAACAATGAATGGAGACCATAGACCCTGCCTGTATGGAGCAGAAGGGCTTCTCCCGCTTCTTCCCTCCACTTGCCACTCGCCCATCTCCCACATAGGAGCAGATGGTCTCCACTGGAGAATGCGGATGGTGAGCTTCCCAGGATACCCCATTTGCCCACGCCAGTGTTTGGCTCTTCCAGTAGATAAAAAGTGGCTCCCAGGAAATTATCACAGAGGAATGCAGCCTTCTACATAA is part of the Bubalus kerabau isolate K-KA32 ecotype Philippines breed swamp buffalo chromosome 4, PCC_UOA_SB_1v2, whole genome shotgun sequence genome and harbors:
- the GNA14 gene encoding guanine nucleotide-binding protein subunit alpha-14 isoform X2, giving the protein MRIIHGSGYSDEDRKGFTKLVYQNIFTAMQAMIRAMDTLKIQYVCEQNKENAQLIREVEVDKVSTLSRDQVEAIKQLWQDPGIQECYDRRREYQLSDSAKYYLTDIDRIAMPAFVPTQQDVLRVRVPTTGIIEYPFDLENIIFRMVDVGGQRSERRKWIHCFESVTSIIFLVALSEYDQVLAECDNENRMEESKALFKTIITYPWFLNSSVILFLNKKDLLEEKIMYSHLISYFPEYTGPKQDVKAARDFILKLYQDQNPDKEKVIYSHFTCATDTENIRFVFAAVKDTILQLNLREFNLV
- the GNA14 gene encoding guanine nucleotide-binding protein subunit alpha-14 isoform X1 — protein: MAGCCCLSAEEKESQRISAEIERQLRRDKKDARRELKLLLLGTGESGKSTFIKQMRIIHGSGYSDEDRKGFTKLVYQNIFTAMQAMIRAMDTLKIQYVCEQNKENAQLIREVEVDKVSTLSRDQVEAIKQLWQDPGIQECYDRRREYQLSDSAKYYLTDIDRIAMPAFVPTQQDVLRVRVPTTGIIEYPFDLENIIFRMVDVGGQRSERRKWIHCFESVTSIIFLVALSEYDQVLAECDNENRMEESKALFKTIITYPWFLNSSVILFLNKKDLLEEKIMYSHLISYFPEYTGPKQDVKAARDFILKLYQDQNPDKEKVIYSHFTCATDTENIRFVFAAVKDTILQLNLREFNLV